One Baekduia alba genomic window, TCGGGAAGATGTCGGACAACATCGTCAGGTCCAGGATCTTCTCCAGGGCCTGGTCCTTGTCGGGGAACTTGAGCAGGTTCCAGTCCGCGTAGGGCACCAGGACGTAGTTCGCCTGCCCGCCGACCCACCCGCCCATGTCGACGTAGCCGTACGCCGAGCCCGGCCGGTCCGGGTTGGTGTTCTCGCACACGCCGGTGTCGCCGTGCTTGCAGTTGCGGCAGCGCCCGCAGGCGATGTTGAACGGGACCGAGCAGAGGTCACCCTCCCTGATGAACTCGACCCCGGGCCCGACCTCGATCACCTCCCCCGTGATCTCGTGCCCCAGCACCAGCCCGGCCGGCGCGGTCGTGCGCCCGCGCACCATGTGCTGGTCCGAGCCGCAGATGTTCGTCGAGACGATCTTGAGGATCGCCCCATGCGGGGTCTTGCGCCCCACGTTGTCGGGATGGACGCCCGGCCCATCCTTCAGCTCGAGCTCCGGGAAGCCGATGTCCTGCACCTCGACCTTCCCCGGCTCGAGGTAGATCACGCCGCGGTTCTTGTCAGACATGGACTCGGGGTCCCCGCATCGGGGACCCCGGTCCAACACACCGTCCGGCGGTCGTTCCCGCCTGGACGTCCGGCTCAGCGCCGACCGAAGCCGGTCACCTGGAACGAGTCGGTCAGGTCGGCCTTCGACGAGTCGCCGGCGAAGACGTCGATCTCGCCCGGCTCGACCACGAACTTGCCCGAGTTGTCGTAGAACCCGACGTCGCTGGCGTCCAGCCGGAACGTCACGGTCTTCTTCTCGCCGGCGCCCAGCGTCACGCGCTGGAAGCCGCGCAGGCGGCGGACCGGCTGCGACAGCGACGCGACCGGGTCGTGGATGTAGAGCTGCACCACGTCGTCACCCGCTCGGCTGCCCGTGTTCTGCACGTCGGCCGAGACCTGCACGCTGCCGTTGCGCGCCTGCATCGTCTTGCTCGACAGCACCAGGTTGTCGATCTTGAACGTGGTGTAGGACAACCCGAAGCCGAACGGGAACAGCGGGTCGCAGGTCTTCAGGTCCCGGTAGCGCGAGTTGTACTTCGACGTGGCGTCGCAGGGACGGCCCGTCGGCTCGTGGTTGTAGTAGATCGGGACCTGGCCGACCGACTGCGGGAACGACACCGGCAGCTTGCCGCCGGGGTTGACCTTGCCGAACAGGACATCGGCGACGGCGTTGCCGGCCTCGATGCCCGGGAACCACGCCTCCACGATCGCGGACGAGTTGTCCACCACCTTGCCGAGCGTGAGCGGACGGCTGTTGAACAGCACGACCGTGACGGGCTTGCCGGTGGCCTTGACGGCCTCCAGCAGGTCCTGCTGCTTGCCGGGCAGGTCGAGGACGCTGCGGACCTCGGCCTCGCCGCCCTGGCCGCGAACCTCGCCGAGCGCGAGCACGACCTGGTCGGCTGCCTTGGCCGCCGCGACCGCGGCGTCGAAGCCGCTGGCGTCCGGGCACTCGTTGGCGGGGTCGTAGAGGTCGGCGTCGACCATCTTGCAGCCCTCGGTGAACGTGGCGCTCGGGTTCTGGGCCTTGATGCCGGTGAAGACGCTCACCGCGTCCTCGTCCTTGCCCTGGCCCCACCACGGACCGAGCATGTCGTGCTGGTCGTCGCCGAGCGGGCCGATGACGGCCGTCGACTTCGCGGGGTCGAGCGGCAGTGCGTTGTCGTCGTTCTTGAGCAGGACCATCGACTTGCCCGCCGCGGCGCGCGCCTTGTCGCGATCGGCCGGCTGCAACGTGCGCTCGGCGATCTTGGTCTGGTCGGCGTACGGGTGGTCGAAGAGGCCGGCGCGGAACTTGACGCGCAGGATCCGGCGCACCGCGTCATCGAGGCGGCGCATCGAGATCTGACCGGTCGACAGCAGGTTCTTGCCGTTGTCGCGGATGTTGGTGGACACCATCTCGGAGTCGGTGCCGGCGTTCAGCGCCAGCGCGCCGGCCGACGGGCCGTCCGCCGCGACGCCGTGGCCGCACGGGCCCTCGTCCGGGTTCTTCGGCGGGCACGCGCGCAGCTCGGCGACCGCGGTGTAGTCGCTCTCG contains:
- the bglX gene encoding beta-glucosidase BglX, yielding MGRRGRKFAIAFAVVAATSTGAGAVIAGTGAGDDQDLAVTRQPANRDIERKVDKLVRQMTVDEKLQQVQLLSDGQITDADAKAGVGGVFSLTDPAKIDHFQHVAVEQSRLHIPILFAYDTIHGYRTTFPVPLAEASSFDPTVATDDFTISARESAAVGIKQIYAPMVDVSHEPRWGRIVEGSGEDPYLGSVMAASKVRAGQGNDYSADDKVVTSVKHLAGYGLAEGGRDYNTTDMSERTLRNLVLPPFKAAVDAGADTAMCSFNSINGQPGCANPHVETDILKDEWGFDGFIESDYTAVAELRACPPKNPDEGPCGHGVAADGPSAGALALNAGTDSEMVSTNIRDNGKNLLSTGQISMRRLDDAVRRILRVKFRAGLFDHPYADQTKIAERTLQPADRDKARAAAGKSMVLLKNDDNALPLDPAKSTAVIGPLGDDQHDMLGPWWGQGKDEDAVSVFTGIKAQNPSATFTEGCKMVDADLYDPANECPDASGFDAAVAAAKAADQVVLALGEVRGQGGEAEVRSVLDLPGKQQDLLEAVKATGKPVTVVLFNSRPLTLGKVVDNSSAIVEAWFPGIEAGNAVADVLFGKVNPGGKLPVSFPQSVGQVPIYYNHEPTGRPCDATSKYNSRYRDLKTCDPLFPFGFGLSYTTFKIDNLVLSSKTMQARNGSVQVSADVQNTGSRAGDDVVQLYIHDPVASLSQPVRRLRGFQRVTLGAGEKKTVTFRLDASDVGFYDNSGKFVVEPGEIDVFAGDSSKADLTDSFQVTGFGRR